A genomic region of Planococcus kocurii contains the following coding sequences:
- the addA gene encoding helicase-exonuclease AddAB subunit AddA, whose translation MIPKKPIDATWTDEQWQAIWAKGQDMLVSAAAGSGKTAVLINRMIEKVLAEEDPISVDELLVVTFTNASAAEMRHRMANALERAVAENPESTHLRKQLRLINKAQISTLHSFCLQVVKQYAYLLEIDPGFRIAGETEAALLRDDVLEAVLETAYEGQGAEAVYRLADSFTSDRSDQAMEVLLSKLYDYSRVHPDPEAWLVQVPALYNVPASSTVDELPFIDDLKLTIRHALEEALQLTREGLELAIQPNGPSVLEVTFKTDAEVIQAAIVSLEDSWDSLSDFSKTFKWEKAASIRKDSCDPDIAEEAKARRNEVKKIVSGLFDAYFTRSPKRLLEEMREMAPMMKTLVELTQQFAEQYKALKIDKALVDFSDLEHYALEILMDEGKPSVIAEEYQSRFKEVLVDEYQDTNLLQETILNLVKSGGEQDGNLFMVGDVKQSIYRFRLAEPMLFLGKYARFRYDAKDTGLRIDLNANFRSRKEILDGTNYIFSQIMGRRVGEIDYDEAAALKAKAPYPEQPIPIKLALIHEPETEEELVDEDLVKSQWEARFIAKKIKKLMDGQTMVNDPWTRQQRKLEYRDIVVLMRSMTWSGDFVDEFKMAGIPLYAELRGGYFEALEVMIMLNTLRVIDNPYQDIPLASVLRAPFVGLKENELAEIRLAAPQASFYEAVKTFMRAGTGIDPAAAEKLQRFVLQLDQWRNLARRGSLAELIWQVYLDTNYYEMAGAMTNGKQRTANLRALHDRALEYEKTSFRGLFRFLRFIDRMRERGDDLGTAKSLSEKENVVRLMTVHKSKGLEFPVVFFAGTGRSFNEMDFRKSYLFDQDYGLAVKAVNPDTRIEYTSLPFLAVREMKQLQMKAEEMRVLYVAMTRAKEQLFLTASVKEIDKLVEKWKVSTHDVLLPDFMRSRAKGYLDWIGPAVARHPDAKESLNSNGNLLNHCSHFDVEIIESQTLLPAIVGLDELLEDKSTAEDYQQLVNERFNYQYPHQRAVDKRSKQSVTEMKRLQMLQRLDEPESFVQTAKPKTAKLLHRPDFMMDKQLSAADVGTAVHAVMQHIPLDRTMTASEIKEFIDSLVGMEILSPAEGKVVSVKEIERFYKSETAGRLRLAKNIKREVPFTYAKKDADGDHQIIQGIVDCLFEEQDGWVLLDYKTDRVANMGNVTDEMTERYSVQLTVYQEAVESILRIPIKERWLYLFAASQEVII comes from the coding sequence ATGATACCGAAAAAACCGATTGATGCCACATGGACCGATGAACAATGGCAAGCAATTTGGGCAAAAGGACAAGATATGCTCGTGTCAGCCGCAGCTGGTTCAGGAAAAACAGCTGTTTTGATTAATCGTATGATTGAAAAAGTATTGGCCGAAGAAGATCCTATATCCGTAGACGAACTTTTAGTCGTTACGTTTACCAATGCGTCAGCTGCTGAAATGCGTCACCGAATGGCAAATGCTTTGGAACGAGCAGTTGCAGAAAATCCTGAATCGACTCATTTAAGAAAACAATTGCGCCTAATTAATAAAGCACAAATTTCCACGTTGCATTCTTTTTGTTTGCAAGTCGTAAAACAATACGCGTATTTACTGGAAATTGATCCAGGTTTCCGGATTGCTGGAGAAACTGAAGCTGCATTGTTGCGGGATGATGTACTTGAAGCCGTTCTTGAAACAGCTTACGAAGGACAAGGCGCAGAGGCGGTGTACCGCTTAGCAGACAGTTTTACTTCTGATCGCAGCGACCAAGCAATGGAAGTTCTTCTCAGCAAGCTTTACGATTACTCACGTGTGCATCCTGATCCTGAAGCTTGGCTAGTACAAGTGCCCGCGTTATACAATGTACCGGCATCTTCCACAGTTGATGAACTGCCGTTTATTGACGATTTAAAATTGACGATACGTCATGCTTTGGAAGAAGCGTTGCAGTTAACTCGAGAAGGACTTGAGTTGGCGATACAGCCAAATGGTCCAAGCGTACTAGAAGTAACCTTTAAAACAGACGCGGAGGTCATCCAGGCAGCCATTGTTTCTTTGGAGGATTCTTGGGACAGCCTTTCCGATTTTTCGAAAACGTTTAAATGGGAAAAGGCAGCAAGTATTCGCAAAGATTCGTGTGACCCAGACATTGCAGAAGAAGCAAAAGCTAGACGCAATGAAGTAAAGAAAATTGTCAGTGGATTGTTTGACGCCTATTTTACTCGCTCGCCCAAACGCTTACTTGAAGAAATGCGCGAAATGGCACCTATGATGAAAACCTTAGTTGAGCTCACACAACAGTTTGCAGAGCAATACAAGGCGTTGAAAATTGATAAAGCGTTAGTAGATTTTTCTGATCTTGAGCATTATGCATTAGAAATTTTAATGGATGAGGGCAAGCCTTCTGTAATTGCGGAAGAATACCAAAGTCGCTTTAAAGAAGTGTTAGTGGATGAATATCAAGATACGAATTTGCTTCAAGAAACAATTTTGAACCTCGTAAAATCCGGCGGAGAACAAGACGGCAATCTCTTTATGGTAGGAGACGTTAAACAATCCATCTACCGTTTCCGTCTCGCCGAACCAATGCTCTTTTTAGGGAAATATGCTCGTTTTCGCTACGATGCAAAAGATACCGGATTGCGAATTGATTTAAATGCAAACTTCAGAAGCCGTAAAGAAATACTAGACGGTACCAATTATATTTTTTCTCAAATTATGGGACGACGAGTGGGAGAAATTGACTATGATGAAGCAGCGGCGCTAAAAGCAAAAGCTCCTTATCCGGAACAGCCAATTCCGATTAAATTGGCTTTGATTCACGAACCTGAAACGGAAGAGGAATTAGTAGACGAAGACTTGGTGAAATCGCAATGGGAAGCCCGTTTTATCGCCAAAAAAATCAAGAAACTGATGGACGGCCAAACAATGGTTAACGATCCATGGACCCGGCAACAACGAAAACTGGAATATCGCGATATTGTAGTCCTGATGCGTTCTATGACTTGGTCAGGAGACTTTGTAGACGAATTTAAGATGGCTGGAATTCCGCTGTATGCAGAATTAAGAGGAGGCTATTTTGAGGCGCTTGAAGTGATGATTATGCTCAACACATTGCGTGTCATTGATAATCCTTACCAAGACATTCCACTGGCTTCTGTTTTACGTGCACCATTTGTTGGATTAAAGGAAAATGAATTAGCTGAAATCCGCTTAGCGGCACCTCAAGCTTCATTTTATGAAGCAGTAAAAACCTTTATGCGTGCGGGTACTGGAATTGATCCCGCTGCCGCTGAGAAGTTGCAACGTTTCGTTCTTCAACTAGATCAGTGGCGAAACCTTGCGCGTCGTGGTTCTCTGGCAGAGTTAATATGGCAGGTGTATTTAGACACCAATTATTATGAGATGGCCGGTGCGATGACAAATGGCAAACAACGGACAGCTAATTTACGTGCTTTACATGACCGGGCATTAGAATATGAAAAAACATCGTTTCGTGGACTGTTCCGGTTCCTACGCTTTATTGACCGGATGCGTGAGCGTGGAGATGATCTAGGAACTGCAAAATCACTTAGTGAAAAAGAAAATGTCGTTCGGCTTATGACGGTTCATAAGTCAAAAGGACTTGAGTTTCCCGTCGTCTTTTTTGCGGGTACCGGTCGTTCATTTAATGAAATGGATTTCAGAAAATCGTATTTGTTTGATCAAGATTATGGACTAGCAGTAAAAGCAGTCAATCCGGATACAAGAATCGAATATACGTCGTTGCCGTTTCTGGCGGTCAGAGAAATGAAACAGCTACAGATGAAAGCGGAAGAAATGCGGGTTTTGTATGTAGCGATGACACGAGCAAAAGAGCAATTATTTTTGACCGCTTCTGTTAAAGAGATTGATAAGCTAGTTGAAAAGTGGAAAGTCAGCACACATGATGTGCTGCTGCCAGATTTTATGCGTTCACGTGCAAAAGGGTATTTAGACTGGATTGGTCCAGCTGTAGCTAGACATCCTGATGCCAAAGAGTCATTAAACAGTAACGGCAATTTGCTTAACCATTGTTCTCATTTTGATGTTGAAATTATCGAATCTCAAACCTTGCTTCCAGCTATAGTGGGTTTGGATGAATTGCTAGAAGACAAGAGTACAGCTGAAGATTATCAGCAACTCGTCAATGAGCGTTTCAATTATCAGTATCCACACCAGCGGGCAGTCGACAAACGCTCTAAACAGTCGGTGACGGAAATGAAAAGACTGCAGATGTTGCAGCGTCTGGATGAACCCGAATCCTTCGTTCAAACAGCAAAACCTAAAACGGCAAAACTGCTGCACCGGCCAGATTTCATGATGGACAAACAGTTGTCAGCAGCTGATGTTGGAACGGCTGTCCACGCGGTCATGCAACATATCCCATTGGATCGTACGATGACTGCTAGTGAAATAAAAGAATTCATCGACAGTTTAGTTGGGATGGAAATTTTGTCGCCTGCTGAAGGAAAAGTAGTGAGTGTTAAAGAAATTGAACGCTTTTATAAAAGCGAAACAGCTGGACGTCTACGCTTAGCGAAAAATATTAAACGAGAAGTACCTTTCACCTATGCCAAAAAAGACGCTGATGGAGACCATCAAATTATCCAAGGAATCGTCGATTGTCTATTTGAAGAACAAGATGGCTGGGTTTTGCTGGATTATAAAACCGATCGCGTTGCGAATATGGGCAATGTGACAGATGAAATGACCGAACGCTATAGCGTCCAGCTGACTGTCTACCAAGAAGCAGTCGAGTCAATCCTGAGAATTCCAATAAAAGAACGGTGGCTCTATTTGTTTGCAGCGAGTCAAGAAGTGATTATTTAG
- a CDS encoding DUF418 domain-containing protein, translated as MNLQPVSIQERVTAIDLMRGFSLFGILIVNMLAFHSPFFYIDPYKWFNGAMNEGIYFVIDIFIQGSFYPLFAMLFGYGLAMQYMRAEANGRPFMPLASKRLVVLLLFGMIHAFLIWYGDILITYAIMGFLLIGMIRLPSSWLVGFGAIIYTVPHVLLLGILFLAVAADPNIYVGYMEIESSIQAYQSGSFAEIFSQRLADWSYSNNLVGFVILIATILPFLMVGAAAAKWRLIERTQEKRKLWLFLAIVPLLIGLALKSLPFLLEPNYAFVYLQDIFGGPLVAIGYAAIIALLAQNNAMQKLLSPVAKVGRMSLTTYITQSIFATLIFYSYGLGLYGQVDLLTGTLIAIGIFVIQLIFAELWFEKFSRGPLESVWRKWTY; from the coding sequence TTGAACTTACAGCCAGTTTCTATTCAAGAACGAGTAACAGCGATTGATTTAATGAGGGGATTCTCACTGTTTGGCATTTTGATCGTTAACATGCTAGCTTTCCATTCGCCTTTTTTCTATATCGATCCATATAAGTGGTTTAATGGAGCGATGAATGAAGGAATCTATTTTGTTATCGATATATTCATCCAAGGCAGTTTTTACCCGCTCTTTGCAATGTTGTTTGGCTATGGACTAGCCATGCAATATATGCGTGCAGAAGCGAATGGACGTCCCTTTATGCCTTTGGCTAGTAAACGACTTGTGGTTTTACTGTTATTCGGCATGATTCATGCCTTTTTGATTTGGTATGGGGATATTTTAATCACTTACGCCATTATGGGCTTTTTACTTATTGGCATGATTCGTTTGCCATCCAGTTGGTTAGTAGGATTTGGTGCGATCATTTATACAGTACCGCATGTATTGTTACTGGGTATTTTATTTTTAGCAGTAGCCGCTGATCCGAATATTTATGTTGGGTATATGGAAATCGAAAGTTCGATACAAGCGTATCAATCAGGGAGTTTTGCGGAAATTTTTAGCCAGCGATTGGCTGACTGGTCCTATAGCAATAATTTAGTTGGCTTTGTTATCTTAATAGCTACCATTCTGCCATTTCTAATGGTTGGAGCGGCTGCTGCAAAATGGCGATTAATTGAACGAACACAGGAAAAGCGGAAATTGTGGCTGTTTTTAGCGATTGTCCCGCTGTTAATCGGTTTGGCGCTAAAATCTTTGCCGTTTCTATTAGAACCGAATTATGCTTTTGTTTATTTGCAAGATATTTTCGGAGGACCGCTTGTAGCAATTGGCTACGCGGCGATTATTGCTTTACTAGCTCAGAACAACGCGATGCAGAAACTACTTTCTCCAGTTGCTAAAGTAGGACGCATGTCGTTAACGACTTATATTACGCAATCTATTTTTGCAACACTGATTTTCTATTCATATGGATTGGGATTATATGGCCAAGTGGATTTGTTGACGGGGACATTGATTGCCATAGGTATTTTCGTGATTCAGCTTATTTTTGCGGAACTGTGGTTTGAGAAGTTTTCGCGTGGACCGCTTGAAAGTGTCTGGAGAAAATGGACTTATTGA
- a CDS encoding fumarylacetoacetate hydrolase family protein, giving the protein MKLLSFRYEGKEGFGPKVKKEEAVWDLVAIQQQLEVLPAFPTQLIEGIPQGMEFVEQIRKLTEAAVQSDRSEEFKHSFSEIEWLAPISRTPKNIICVGKNYADHAKEMGGEAPVDLVVFTKSATCISADGETVSVHSDVTDSYDYEGELAVIIGKAGHKIPKQMAYDYVFGYTIANDLTARDLQQKHQQYFLGKSLSGSCPLGPYIVTKDEIPQAQNLSIVTKVNDEVRQNGNTENMIRRVDDLVAEVSKYIALEPGDVLLTGTPAGVGKGFNPPKFLKAGDTIKVSIESIGTLVTHLS; this is encoded by the coding sequence ATGAAGCTGTTATCATTTCGCTATGAAGGAAAAGAAGGATTTGGACCAAAAGTTAAAAAGGAAGAAGCTGTATGGGATTTAGTTGCGATTCAACAGCAATTAGAAGTTCTACCTGCGTTTCCTACACAATTGATTGAAGGAATCCCGCAAGGAATGGAATTTGTTGAACAAATCCGTAAATTAACGGAAGCCGCTGTCCAATCTGACCGCTCTGAAGAATTCAAACACTCTTTTTCAGAAATTGAATGGTTAGCTCCAATTTCGAGAACGCCGAAAAATATCATCTGCGTTGGAAAGAATTACGCGGATCATGCAAAAGAGATGGGTGGAGAAGCTCCTGTAGACTTAGTAGTTTTCACAAAGTCGGCTACTTGTATTTCAGCTGACGGCGAAACCGTCTCGGTTCACAGTGATGTAACGGATTCCTATGATTACGAAGGCGAATTGGCTGTCATTATTGGTAAAGCTGGACACAAAATACCAAAGCAAATGGCTTATGACTATGTTTTTGGCTATACCATTGCAAATGATTTGACTGCACGGGACTTGCAACAAAAACACCAACAGTATTTTCTTGGGAAAAGCTTGTCGGGCTCATGTCCATTAGGTCCATACATCGTCACAAAAGATGAAATCCCACAAGCACAAAATCTATCAATCGTCACAAAAGTTAACGATGAGGTACGCCAAAACGGCAACACGGAAAACATGATCCGTCGTGTTGATGACCTTGTAGCGGAAGTATCGAAATATATTGCGCTGGAACCAGGGGATGTTCTTCTTACTGGGACACCGGCTGGAGTGGGCAAAGGTTTCAATCCGCCAAAATTCCTAAAAGCGGGAGACACGATTAAAGTGTCGATTGAATCCATTGGGACTCTCGTCACACATTTGTCATAA
- a CDS encoding YisL family protein — protein sequence MSIFTDTTHLHITTWVVAVILFLIAAFMQRDSKGRKILHMVLRLFYVLIIITGLTLFIAHSSYDAMLYGIKFLLGVLTIGMMEMVLVRSKKQKPVTMFWALFVLFLLATMFIGFMLPIGLDFF from the coding sequence TTGAGCATTTTTACAGACACTACACATTTACACATCACGACATGGGTTGTTGCAGTCATTTTGTTTCTGATCGCCGCATTTATGCAGCGCGACAGTAAAGGCCGTAAAATTTTGCACATGGTCTTGAGATTGTTCTATGTTTTGATCATCATTACAGGGTTAACATTGTTTATCGCCCATTCTTCCTATGATGCAATGTTATACGGCATTAAGTTCTTATTGGGTGTTTTGACAATTGGAATGATGGAGATGGTGTTGGTCCGTTCGAAAAAACAAAAACCAGTTACGATGTTCTGGGCATTGTTTGTCTTGTTCTTACTTGCAACAATGTTCATCGGTTTCATGTTGCCAATCGGATTGGATTTCTTTTAA
- a CDS encoding alpha-amylase family glycosyl hydrolase, which translates to MKAKWILSMITTVLLLALVNPVFAAEERELKDELIYDVLVDRYFNKKINNDYEVNALDPAAFNGGDFDGMASELLFAKEMGFTALSIGPVFSTATYDGKTVRDYTKFERHFGTEEEFQTLVDEIHNQEMKVIVDIPTQQVSADHVWAVENPEWFTENEDGSLALDTANTEVQEALIATFVEFSEAYQVDGFRLQDADKLDAAFVSDFSKAIKEVRDSYILSDQEMADSGSFDAVVMPGVEKTLRAAYKNFDQDMTDVTTIMEQSKNNLIQVDSLTGSRFTADIVAENGFPPTRWTLLLTQLLTMPGIPVVQYGSESAMNGTELDESHQILDMAVDKELVDHITNLTSLRNSSEALRTGELEVLHDEDGWLVYKRSNDEESWIVAINNASSTKSINLSADVIGQGQELRGLFESDIIRQGDNGDYRITQDREIAEVFHVTEESKLNSAYIATLVVMYVVFMMFLWFVWRKGKQRKADAAKQSTVEKNPK; encoded by the coding sequence TTGAAGGCAAAATGGATTTTGAGCATGATAACAACTGTACTGCTGCTGGCACTAGTCAATCCAGTGTTTGCTGCAGAAGAGCGGGAACTTAAAGACGAACTTATCTATGATGTGTTAGTTGACCGTTATTTCAATAAAAAGATCAATAATGATTATGAAGTAAATGCATTAGATCCCGCAGCTTTTAATGGTGGCGATTTTGATGGAATGGCCAGTGAACTATTATTTGCGAAAGAAATGGGTTTCACAGCTCTTTCAATAGGACCTGTATTTTCAACAGCTACATATGATGGCAAAACAGTAAGAGACTATACTAAATTCGAGCGTCATTTTGGTACAGAAGAAGAATTTCAAACCTTGGTAGATGAAATCCATAATCAAGAAATGAAAGTGATTGTGGATATTCCGACGCAACAAGTAAGTGCAGATCATGTGTGGGCAGTTGAAAACCCAGAATGGTTTACAGAAAACGAAGACGGCAGCTTGGCACTAGATACAGCAAACACAGAGGTCCAAGAAGCGCTAATTGCTACATTTGTAGAATTTAGTGAAGCCTATCAAGTTGACGGGTTCCGACTACAAGACGCAGACAAATTAGATGCAGCTTTTGTTAGCGATTTTTCTAAAGCGATAAAAGAGGTGCGAGATAGTTACATTTTAAGTGATCAAGAAATGGCAGACAGTGGTTCATTCGATGCGGTAGTGATGCCTGGTGTGGAAAAGACATTACGTGCGGCTTATAAGAATTTTGATCAGGATATGACCGACGTAACGACGATCATGGAGCAAAGCAAAAACAATTTGATTCAAGTAGATTCATTGACTGGATCTCGATTTACAGCAGACATTGTAGCGGAAAATGGATTTCCGCCGACACGCTGGACGCTATTGTTGACTCAGTTGTTGACGATGCCTGGAATTCCAGTCGTTCAATATGGTTCAGAATCTGCTATGAATGGGACAGAGTTGGATGAATCTCATCAAATTTTAGATATGGCCGTAGATAAGGAACTTGTTGATCACATCACTAACTTGACGTCATTGCGTAATTCGTCTGAAGCATTACGAACAGGGGAATTGGAAGTGCTACACGATGAAGATGGATGGCTCGTTTATAAACGTTCGAATGACGAAGAATCATGGATTGTTGCTATTAACAACGCGTCTTCAACAAAGAGCATTAACTTATCAGCTGATGTCATTGGACAAGGACAGGAATTACGTGGATTATTTGAAAGTGATATTATTCGCCAAGGAGATAATGGGGATTACCGAATAACACAAGATCGAGAAATCGCGGAAGTGTTCCACGTAACAGAAGAAAGTAAACTCAACTCTGCGTACATTGCAACGCTAGTTGTTATGTATGTTGTGTTCATGATGTTCTTGTGGTTTGTTTGGCGTAAAGGCAAACAACGTAAAGCAGATGCAGCGAAACAGTCGACAGTTGAGAAAAATCCGAAATAA